From the genome of Salvelinus alpinus chromosome 19, SLU_Salpinus.1, whole genome shotgun sequence, one region includes:
- the LOC139545826 gene encoding uncharacterized protein encodes MRKLPSEHIWFVVTPHQAPPPLTKPPDSSPSLQTPYQASRPLTKPPDSSPSLQTPHQASRLLTKPLAKPPDPLPSLQTPYQASRLLTKPPDPLPSLQTPYQASRLLTKPPDPSPSLQTPYQASRPLTKPPDPLPSLQTPHQASRLLTKPPDSSPSLQTPHQAPSQASRPLTKPPDPLPSLQTPHQASRPLTKPPDSSPSLQTPYQASRLLTKPLAKPLDPSPDPSPSL; translated from the coding sequence ACCCCTCACCAAGCCCCCCCACCCCTGACCAAGCCTCCAGACTCCTCACCAAGCCTCCAGACCCCTTACCAAGCCTCCAGACCCCTTACCAAGCCTCCAGACTCCTCACCAAGCCTCCAGACTCCTCACCAAGCCTCCAGACTCCTCACCAAGCCCCTAGCCAAGCCTCCAGACCCCTTACCAAGCCTCCAGACCCCTTACCAAGCCTCCAGACTCCTCACCAAGCCTCCAGACCCCTTACCAAGCCTCCAGACCCCTTACCAAGCCTCCAGACTCCTCACCAAGCCTCCAGACCCCTCACCAAGCCTCCAGACCCCTTACCAAGCCTCCAGACCCCTCACCAAGCCTCCAGACCCCTTACCAAGCCTCCAGACTCCTCACCAAGCCTCCAGACTCCTCACCAAGCCTCCAGACTCCTCACCAAGCCTCCAGACTCCTCACCAAGCCCCTAGCCAAGCCTCCAGACCCCTTACCAAGCCTCCAGACCCCTTACCAAGCCTCCAGACTCCTCACCAAGCCTCCAGACCCCTTACCAAGCCTCCAGACTCCTCACCAAGCCTCCAGACCCCTTACCAAGCCTCCAGACTCCTCACCAAGCCCCTAGCCAAGCCTCTAGACCCCTCACCAGACCCCTCACCAAGCCTCTAG